From Halosolutus amylolyticus, a single genomic window includes:
- a CDS encoding ABC transporter ATP-binding protein, with the protein MSTRDDDTTDAHVSTRQDDRPLLEISNLHTYFRTDSEDVRAVDGVSLSVEPGETVAIVGESGSGKTVTSEAITRLFKSPPGYIPEGSIRINGREITELSDDELRQVRGAEVSHIFQNPQGALNPVYTIGWQIREAIQLHADVTKSEARERAVELLTQVGIPEASSRLDDYPHEFSGGMKQRVLIAIALACEPDLLIADEPTTALDVTIQAQILKLLKELQEQRDMGMLFITHDLGVVAEIADRVAVMYAGKIMEKGSVVDVFETPAHPYTRALLDCLPGRGGIGGIPGDLPDPRSPPPGCRFADRCPHAIDACRTDEQPRMHQVGDAPDHTTSCVHFEPGRDSSTVLNADLEPAGSPSPSDGVERGDRR; encoded by the coding sequence ATGAGTACACGAGACGACGACACGACCGACGCCCACGTATCGACCAGGCAGGACGATCGCCCGCTCCTGGAGATCTCGAACCTCCACACGTACTTCAGGACGGACAGCGAAGACGTGCGAGCGGTCGACGGGGTCTCCCTCTCCGTCGAACCCGGCGAAACTGTCGCGATCGTCGGCGAAAGCGGATCGGGAAAGACCGTCACCAGCGAAGCGATCACGCGGCTGTTCAAGTCCCCGCCCGGCTACATTCCCGAGGGGTCGATCCGGATCAACGGGCGGGAGATCACGGAACTGTCCGACGACGAACTCCGCCAGGTCCGGGGCGCCGAGGTGAGCCACATCTTCCAGAACCCGCAGGGTGCGCTGAACCCGGTGTACACGATCGGCTGGCAGATCCGCGAAGCGATTCAACTCCACGCCGACGTCACCAAATCCGAGGCCCGCGAGCGCGCCGTCGAGTTGCTCACGCAGGTGGGTATTCCCGAGGCGAGTTCCCGACTCGACGATTACCCACACGAGTTCTCCGGCGGGATGAAACAGCGCGTGCTCATCGCGATCGCGCTGGCCTGCGAACCGGACCTGCTGATCGCCGACGAGCCGACGACGGCGCTGGACGTGACGATCCAGGCCCAGATCCTGAAGCTGCTCAAGGAACTCCAGGAGCAACGGGACATGGGGATGCTGTTCATCACGCACGACCTCGGCGTCGTCGCCGAAATCGCCGATCGCGTGGCCGTGATGTACGCCGGGAAGATCATGGAGAAGGGATCGGTCGTGGACGTCTTCGAGACGCCCGCCCATCCCTACACCCGGGCGCTCCTCGACTGTCTCCCCGGCAGAGGCGGGATCGGTGGTATCCCCGGCGATCTCCCGGATCCCCGGTCGCCGCCGCCCGGCTGCCGGTTCGCGGATCGCTGTCCGCACGCGATCGACGCCTGTCGAACCGACGAGCAACCGCGGATGCACCAGGTGGGGGACGCGCCCGATCACACGACGTCCTGCGTTCACTTCGAACCGGGGCGAGATTCGAGTACCGTCCTGAACGCCGACCTGGAACCGGCCGGATCGCCGTCCCCGTCCGACGGCGTCGAGCGGGGTGACCGACGATGA
- a CDS encoding ABC transporter permease: MGEDTDTRTETDGGTAPGDATFERVDWDEIDADGVARSKKQVAWLVVVSLWTIGVAYDLYTRFVAETGQATFPVLGPVSPVDWLWSFTLLVLLYYGVVPLYENPRMTRYYWKEFRKNKAAVISGLYLIVTFAIGIIGPRVLPEPGPTPGLENQPPVWGSIEAYNAGTTCAGGTTMVDGVTMCQGSWQHPLGTTSSGEDILLSSIYGMEVSMQVGLIATLMSISVAAAVGLTAAYYGGLVDEVLMRYVDIQMTFPTFFLFLLLAYTIGGSLFVLILIFGLFGWGSSARIMRSEALQRREEPYMQAAKNAGASSVWTIRRHLLPNISNSLITAATLTIPSIILAEAAIAFLGLGDPTVPSWGRLIADGRDQLGTAWWISTIPGGFLFFTILAFNFLGDALRDALDPRHGGSGE; this comes from the coding sequence ATGGGCGAGGATACGGACACGCGGACGGAGACGGACGGCGGTACCGCACCCGGGGATGCGACGTTCGAGCGGGTCGACTGGGACGAGATCGACGCCGACGGCGTGGCGCGATCGAAAAAACAGGTCGCCTGGCTCGTCGTCGTGAGCCTGTGGACGATCGGCGTGGCGTACGACCTCTACACCCGGTTCGTCGCCGAAACCGGACAGGCGACGTTCCCGGTTCTCGGACCGGTCTCGCCGGTCGACTGGCTGTGGTCGTTCACGCTACTCGTCCTCCTGTACTACGGTGTCGTCCCGCTGTACGAGAACCCGCGGATGACCCGCTACTACTGGAAGGAGTTCCGGAAGAACAAGGCGGCCGTCATCAGCGGGCTCTACCTGATCGTGACCTTCGCGATCGGCATTATTGGCCCGCGCGTCCTGCCGGAACCCGGACCGACGCCGGGGCTGGAGAACCAGCCGCCGGTCTGGGGTTCGATCGAAGCGTACAACGCCGGGACGACCTGTGCCGGCGGGACGACGATGGTCGACGGCGTGACGATGTGTCAGGGAAGCTGGCAGCACCCGCTCGGGACGACCTCATCGGGCGAGGACATCCTGCTGTCGAGCATCTACGGGATGGAAGTGAGCATGCAGGTCGGACTGATCGCGACCCTGATGAGCATCTCCGTCGCGGCGGCGGTCGGCCTGACGGCCGCCTACTACGGCGGCCTCGTCGACGAGGTGCTGATGCGGTACGTCGACATCCAGATGACGTTCCCGACGTTCTTCCTGTTCCTGTTGCTCGCGTACACGATCGGCGGCAGCCTGTTCGTGCTGATCCTCATCTTCGGCCTGTTCGGGTGGGGATCCTCCGCCCGGATCATGCGCTCGGAGGCGCTCCAGCGCCGCGAGGAGCCGTACATGCAGGCCGCGAAGAACGCCGGCGCATCGAGCGTCTGGACGATCCGTCGACACCTCCTGCCGAATATCTCGAACAGCCTCATCACCGCCGCGACGCTGACGATCCCGTCGATCATCCTGGCCGAGGCCGCGATCGCGTTCCTCGGCCTCGGGGACCCCACGGTTCCGTCGTGGGGGCGGCTGATCGCGGACGGTCGCGATCAACTCGGCACCGCGTGGTGGATCTCGACGATCCCGGGTGGATTCCTGTTTTTCACCATCCTCGCGTTCAACTTCCTCGGCGACGCGCTCCGGGACGCGCTCGACCCGAGACACGGAGGGAGTGGAGAATGA
- a CDS encoding ABC transporter permease, with product MKWYIIRRTLWAAFASFIILTITFVLMDQVPNQQIMQAEFQAAVNDVDVETAVQAEKERLGLDRPFHERYVDFMTNVFQGDWGWSYEYSQPVIDVVRDTVPYSLLYGVPAIVLSTIIGTVIGLYSAVNQYTKKDYAATFAAFFGISIPNFWFGIVLLVVFGSWLGWVPIGWNEALPKAADGSWTLLETAGSDHPAFFRQDFEGERYVGILSPANLKQLILPTFVLMTGAIASVMRYARAEALEYVDADFVKTAKSKGVSDRAIVARHIFRPASIPLMTILVGRILGLVLFGSYLIEVVFGIPGIGLASFQAIIRQDTDLVAITILLPTFVAIVGNLIEDIMYAVLDPRIDYGDR from the coding sequence ATGAAATGGTATATCATTCGTCGGACGCTCTGGGCCGCCTTTGCCTCGTTCATCATCCTCACGATCACGTTCGTACTGATGGACCAGGTGCCGAACCAGCAGATCATGCAGGCGGAGTTCCAGGCGGCAGTGAACGACGTGGACGTCGAAACCGCAGTCCAAGCCGAGAAGGAACGGCTCGGCCTGGATCGACCGTTTCACGAACGATACGTCGACTTCATGACGAACGTCTTCCAGGGTGACTGGGGCTGGTCCTACGAGTACAGTCAGCCGGTCATCGACGTCGTCCGTGATACCGTGCCGTACTCGTTGCTGTACGGCGTTCCCGCGATCGTTCTCTCGACGATCATCGGGACCGTGATCGGGCTCTACTCGGCGGTCAACCAGTACACGAAGAAAGACTACGCGGCGACGTTCGCCGCCTTCTTCGGAATCAGCATTCCGAACTTCTGGTTCGGGATCGTGTTGCTCGTCGTCTTCGGATCGTGGCTCGGCTGGGTGCCGATCGGCTGGAACGAGGCACTCCCGAAGGCGGCCGACGGGAGCTGGACGCTGCTGGAGACCGCCGGCTCCGACCACCCGGCGTTCTTCCGTCAGGACTTCGAGGGCGAGCGCTACGTCGGCATCCTCAGTCCGGCGAACCTCAAACAGCTCATCCTGCCGACGTTCGTGCTGATGACGGGCGCGATCGCCTCCGTCATGCGCTACGCGCGCGCGGAAGCGCTCGAGTACGTCGACGCCGACTTCGTCAAGACCGCGAAGTCGAAAGGCGTCAGTGACCGGGCGATCGTCGCCAGGCACATCTTCCGGCCGGCGTCGATTCCGTTGATGACGATCCTCGTCGGGCGGATCCTCGGACTGGTCCTGTTCGGCTCGTACCTGATCGAGGTGGTGTTCGGGATCCCCGGCATCGGGCTGGCGTCGTTCCAGGCCATCATCAGGCAGGATACCGATCTGGTCGCGATAACGATCCTCCTGCCGACGTTCGTCGCGATCGTCGGCAACCTGATCGAGGACATCATGTACGCGGTGCTCGACCCGCGGATCGACTACGGTGATCGCTAA
- a CDS encoding ABC transporter substrate-binding protein, which yields MPNRSTAEDHAKLKVTSSRRRVLQTVGIGATAGLAGCFGSETDDDSDPAADLPEVELYGPDGDRIAPTIFFDQGDDTHQDVASQIQSDLEQIGVDLQLEGKTQLIGDHFGSEPLPDEDPEDFEYNPGLFNAGPPDRTRTVSDWDMLYGIAANSYPRTPGNTDTFWLKDSGTNAYGYVPEVDMAGLYEDFRNAETEADKQEYLNEIMGALTDELPANFMSESLRFWGFEEQINTSDEFNQYGYAPGYINRYRNDQSVGGDYVWLTGNQFNEAYLPEQEDVPSSNRTSLISDYSYAVDTNDEVFPLFMDVEDSGDGEVWVCTLRDNLEFGTDADGNSYGQMTAEDWVFQIENVHGVADDAADMWNEDQPPGQPADWVDVENVEQTGELEFQLELVEPDPLFPLRPILWGEYCYPRALYEEYAPDAEALRQSDEVQEFTWTGNLGAYTFEDRTPGQTGSFTAVRNDDYYMHEHTDDSNVQVMDDAWADAPYFDQFQFDVESEQSTRVERFRNAEADRMELPSENVQEFQEAVDEIRVEDQEDPYISFLFFNQRSNGSTLTRERDGREAIARVVDKETITQDIQRGQADPAVTFQPTWSDWYDESSVDVYGIDITEDDIVAARDLLRDNDNFTLEEV from the coding sequence ATGCCAAATCGTTCCACGGCAGAAGATCACGCGAAACTAAAAGTGACGAGTTCCCGCCGACGAGTCCTCCAGACGGTCGGCATCGGTGCCACTGCCGGTCTCGCCGGCTGTTTCGGGTCCGAAACTGACGACGACAGCGATCCGGCAGCGGACCTGCCCGAAGTCGAACTGTACGGCCCGGACGGCGATCGGATCGCGCCGACGATCTTCTTCGACCAGGGCGACGACACGCACCAGGACGTCGCGTCCCAGATCCAGAGCGACCTCGAGCAGATCGGCGTCGACCTGCAACTCGAGGGCAAGACGCAACTGATCGGCGACCACTTCGGATCCGAACCGCTGCCGGACGAGGATCCGGAGGACTTCGAGTACAACCCGGGACTGTTCAACGCCGGCCCGCCGGACCGAACCCGGACCGTCTCCGACTGGGACATGCTCTACGGCATCGCCGCCAACTCCTACCCGCGGACCCCGGGGAACACCGACACGTTCTGGCTGAAAGACTCGGGGACGAACGCCTACGGTTACGTTCCCGAGGTCGACATGGCAGGCCTGTACGAGGACTTCCGGAACGCCGAAACGGAAGCAGACAAACAGGAGTACCTCAACGAGATCATGGGTGCGCTCACCGACGAACTCCCGGCGAACTTCATGTCGGAGTCGCTTCGGTTCTGGGGGTTCGAGGAGCAAATCAACACGTCCGACGAGTTCAATCAGTACGGCTACGCACCCGGGTATATTAACCGGTACCGGAACGACCAGTCGGTCGGCGGCGACTACGTCTGGCTGACTGGCAACCAGTTCAACGAGGCGTACCTGCCCGAACAGGAGGACGTCCCGTCGAGCAACAGGACCAGCCTCATCTCCGACTACTCCTACGCGGTCGACACGAACGACGAGGTCTTCCCGCTGTTCATGGACGTCGAGGACAGCGGCGACGGGGAGGTGTGGGTGTGTACCCTCCGGGACAACCTCGAGTTCGGAACGGACGCGGACGGCAACTCGTACGGACAGATGACCGCCGAGGACTGGGTCTTCCAGATCGAGAACGTCCACGGGGTGGCCGACGACGCCGCCGACATGTGGAACGAGGATCAGCCCCCGGGCCAGCCTGCGGACTGGGTGGACGTCGAGAACGTCGAGCAGACCGGGGAACTCGAGTTCCAGCTCGAACTCGTCGAGCCGGACCCGCTGTTCCCGCTCCGGCCGATCCTCTGGGGCGAGTACTGTTACCCGCGGGCGCTCTACGAGGAGTACGCGCCGGACGCGGAGGCGCTTCGCCAGTCCGACGAGGTGCAGGAGTTCACCTGGACCGGGAACCTCGGCGCGTACACGTTCGAAGATCGAACGCCCGGACAGACGGGGTCGTTCACCGCCGTTCGCAACGACGACTACTACATGCACGAGCACACGGACGACAGCAACGTCCAGGTCATGGACGACGCGTGGGCGGACGCGCCGTACTTCGACCAGTTCCAGTTCGACGTCGAGTCCGAACAGTCGACCCGCGTCGAGCGGTTCCGGAACGCAGAGGCCGATCGGATGGAACTCCCGAGCGAGAACGTCCAGGAGTTCCAGGAAGCCGTCGACGAGATCCGCGTCGAAGATCAGGAGGATCCGTACATCAGCTTCCTCTTTTTCAACCAGCGATCGAACGGGAGCACCCTGACCCGGGAGCGGGACGGACGGGAAGCGATCGCGCGCGTGGTCGACAAGGAGACGATCACCCAGGACATCCAGCGCGGACAGGCAGACCCCGCAGTTACGTTCCAGCCGACGTGGTCCGACTGGTACGACGAGTCGTCGGTCGACGTCTACGGCATCGACATCACCGAGGACGACATCGTCGCGGCGCGTGACCTCCTGCGCGACAACGACAACTTCACGCTCGAAGAGGTCTGA
- a CDS encoding GtrA family protein produces the protein MSDSLADAIRTRGRALVSTTRFGQFAGVGVVGATVDNGVLLVLVELADAGFVLAKVVAWAIAIGVVFAINEAWTFASFGDMSPRALGKRLGRSYVVRFAGFLVTLAVYWGLVTLFDVFYLLANVIGLAVGFVVNYTFESLFTWKVHRD, from the coding sequence ATGAGCGATTCGCTCGCCGACGCCATCCGGACGCGGGGTCGTGCGCTGGTCTCGACGACCCGGTTCGGCCAGTTTGCGGGCGTCGGCGTCGTCGGCGCGACCGTCGACAACGGTGTTCTCCTCGTGCTCGTCGAACTGGCCGACGCCGGATTCGTCCTCGCGAAGGTCGTCGCCTGGGCGATCGCGATCGGGGTCGTCTTCGCGATCAACGAGGCGTGGACGTTCGCGTCGTTCGGCGACATGTCACCGCGGGCACTGGGCAAACGGCTCGGCCGATCGTACGTGGTCCGGTTCGCCGGCTTCCTGGTAACGCTCGCGGTGTACTGGGGACTGGTGACCCTGTTCGACGTGTTCTATCTGCTCGCGAACGTGATCGGCCTCGCCGTCGGATTTGTCGTCAACTACACCTTCGAGAGCCTGTTCACGTGGAAGGTACATCGGGACTAA
- a CDS encoding HAH_0734 family protein — MKRLIIHGDPGIRKGAIIEYDGEEVVCFGINRNGEYHGPEEVQLWCTVGTDDEFEDFEKRNYQPHFLDVDRVDADAVSVVRPKGDLAI, encoded by the coding sequence ATGAAGCGGCTCATCATCCACGGGGACCCCGGGATCCGGAAGGGTGCCATCATCGAGTACGACGGTGAGGAGGTCGTCTGCTTCGGTATCAACCGCAACGGCGAGTACCACGGCCCCGAGGAAGTCCAGCTCTGGTGTACCGTCGGCACCGACGACGAGTTCGAGGACTTCGAGAAACGGAACTACCAGCCGCACTTCCTCGACGTCGATCGGGTCGATGCGGACGCGGTGAGCGTCGTCCGGCCGAAAGGCGACCTCGCGATCTAG
- a CDS encoding 50S ribosomal protein L44e produces the protein MQMPRRFNTYCPHCNEHHEHEVEKARSGRSSGMKWDARRTRRNTASIGNSGRFSKVPGGEKPTKKTDLKYRCSECGKAHLREGWRAGRLEFQE, from the coding sequence ATGCAGATGCCACGCCGATTCAATACCTATTGCCCGCACTGTAACGAACACCACGAACACGAAGTCGAGAAGGCTCGATCGGGGCGCTCCTCCGGGATGAAGTGGGACGCTCGCCGCACCCGCCGTAACACCGCCAGCATCGGGAACTCCGGTCGCTTCTCGAAGGTGCCGGGTGGCGAGAAGCCGACCAAGAAGACCGACCTCAAGTACCGCTGCAGTGAGTGTGGCAAGGCCCACCTCCGCGAGGGATGGCGCGCCGGCCGACTCGAGTTCCAGGAGTGA
- a CDS encoding 30S ribosomal protein S27e gives MAGNFYSVRCSDCENEQTVFGKAATEVSCAVCGTTLARPTGGKAEIEHEVLETVESR, from the coding sequence ATGGCAGGAAACTTCTACAGCGTCCGATGCAGTGACTGCGAGAACGAACAGACCGTCTTCGGCAAGGCCGCCACGGAGGTCTCGTGTGCCGTCTGCGGCACGACCCTCGCCCGACCGACCGGCGGGAAGGCCGAAATCGAGCACGAAGTACTCGAAACAGTCGAGTCACGATGA
- a CDS encoding translation initiation factor IF-2 subunit alpha, which produces MKYSGWPDPGELVVGKIDEIEDFGVFVDLEEYEDKRGLIHISEVASGWIKNVRDHVREGQIVVCKVLDVDEESQQIDLSLKDVNDHQRSEKIQQWKNEQKADNWMSLALGEEIDDEDYTAIANELIGAHGSLYEGFKQAAIHGEGALEDTDLDDDEIDAIVDTARENVSVPYVNVTGYVDLENPSPSGVDGIREALAAAEGNGEVPEEVDLDVSYVGAPEYRIEVQAPNYKTAESQLEASAQRAIAAIEQEGGEGEYHRERRTDDE; this is translated from the coding sequence ATGAAATACAGCGGCTGGCCCGATCCCGGCGAACTCGTCGTCGGCAAGATCGACGAGATCGAAGACTTCGGCGTCTTCGTCGATCTCGAGGAGTACGAAGACAAACGCGGCCTGATCCACATCTCCGAGGTCGCGAGCGGCTGGATCAAGAACGTCCGCGATCACGTCCGCGAGGGCCAGATCGTCGTCTGCAAGGTCCTGGACGTCGACGAGGAGTCCCAGCAGATCGACCTCTCGCTGAAGGACGTCAACGACCACCAGCGCTCGGAGAAGATCCAGCAGTGGAAAAACGAGCAGAAGGCCGACAACTGGATGAGTCTCGCGCTCGGCGAGGAGATCGACGACGAGGACTACACCGCGATCGCGAACGAACTGATCGGTGCCCACGGGAGCCTCTACGAAGGCTTCAAGCAGGCCGCGATTCACGGTGAGGGAGCCCTCGAGGACACCGACCTCGACGACGACGAGATCGACGCGATCGTCGACACGGCCCGCGAGAACGTCTCGGTGCCGTACGTCAACGTCACCGGCTACGTCGACCTCGAGAACCCCTCGCCGAGCGGCGTCGACGGCATCCGTGAAGCGCTCGCGGCCGCCGAAGGCAACGGCGAGGTCCCCGAGGAGGTCGACCTCGACGTCAGCTACGTCGGTGCCCCCGAGTACCGCATCGAGGTACAGGCACCGAACTACAAGACCGCCGAGTCCCAGCTCGAGGCGAGCGCCCAGCGCGCGATCGCCGCGATCGAGCAGGAAGGCGGCGAGGGCGAGTACCACCGCGAACGCCGAACCGACGACGAGTAA
- a CDS encoding RNA-protein complex protein Nop10 — translation MKSDIRVCSAWRGTHDRPVYTLSDTCPECGADAENSAPAPFDPADPYGEYRRSLKRRRR, via the coding sequence ATGAAGTCCGACATCCGGGTGTGTTCGGCGTGGCGCGGGACCCACGATCGCCCGGTGTATACCCTTTCTGACACCTGTCCGGAGTGCGGCGCCGACGCCGAAAACAGCGCGCCGGCACCGTTCGACCCCGCGGATCCCTACGGGGAGTACCGACGGTCTCTTAAACGTCGCCGCCGCTGA
- a CDS encoding proteasome assembly chaperone family protein yields the protein MDELEIDAVAEVDLTDPVLVEGLPGVGHVGTLAVEHLLEELEAESTLVRRIYSREFPPKVSIEDGVSELTCAEIYAVTVPDGRDMLLLTGDHQAQTNEGHYVLTDAFLDVAAEFGASDVYALGGVPTGELIEEYAVVGAVSDESLCETHEDAGVEFREDEPAGGIVGVSGLLLGLGERRGFDAVCLMGETSGYLVDPKSARAVLEVLETVLGFELDYETLDERADEMEEVVGKIQEMEQQQQMDVPTDDDLRYIG from the coding sequence ATGGACGAACTCGAGATCGACGCAGTCGCGGAGGTCGACCTCACGGATCCCGTCCTCGTCGAGGGGTTGCCGGGTGTGGGACACGTCGGGACGCTCGCCGTCGAACACCTGCTCGAGGAACTGGAAGCCGAGAGTACGCTCGTTCGCCGGATCTACTCCCGGGAGTTCCCGCCGAAGGTGAGCATCGAAGACGGCGTCTCCGAACTCACGTGTGCCGAGATCTACGCCGTCACGGTCCCCGACGGCCGTGACATGCTCTTGCTGACGGGGGACCACCAGGCCCAGACGAACGAGGGCCACTACGTGTTGACCGACGCCTTCCTCGACGTCGCCGCGGAGTTCGGCGCGTCGGACGTCTACGCGCTGGGCGGCGTGCCGACGGGCGAACTCATCGAGGAGTACGCCGTCGTCGGTGCGGTCAGCGACGAGTCGCTGTGCGAGACCCACGAGGACGCCGGCGTCGAGTTCCGCGAGGACGAACCGGCCGGCGGCATCGTCGGCGTCTCGGGACTCCTGCTCGGACTCGGAGAGCGACGCGGCTTCGACGCGGTCTGCCTGATGGGCGAAACCAGCGGCTACCTCGTCGATCCGAAGAGCGCTCGCGCCGTCCTCGAGGTACTCGAAACCGTGCTCGGCTTCGAACTCGACTACGAGACGCTCGACGAGCGCGCCGACGAGATGGAGGAGGTCGTCGGCAAGATCCAGGAGATGGAACAGCAACAGCAGATGGACGTCCCGACCGACGACGACCTGCGCTACATCGGCTGA
- a CDS encoding MarR family transcriptional regulator, producing MVDVLDNKRAATRFRILVQIAERQPAVSQGEIAEEVGVTSQAVSEYIRELVDDGLVEKEGRSRYRVTNEGVDWLFRAADDVRRFADHVTGDVLGAMSEAAYIATDDIEEGETVSLFVEDGLLHASPGEEGPATGVATTDAEAGTDVGVTSFEGVMDLEPGSVTVLQVPTVRAGGSRAIDESTVVEHCADADRVVAAGVEAVVACRQAGIDPVVTFAAGEVAADGAERGLHVTAVATTDEVGRVTDRLRDAGVSYEVLEE from the coding sequence ATGGTCGACGTCCTCGACAACAAGCGAGCGGCGACGCGGTTCCGGATCCTCGTCCAGATCGCCGAGCGCCAGCCCGCGGTCAGTCAGGGAGAGATCGCCGAGGAGGTCGGCGTCACGAGCCAGGCCGTCAGCGAGTACATCCGGGAACTCGTCGACGACGGACTCGTCGAGAAGGAGGGGCGATCGCGGTATCGCGTCACGAACGAAGGTGTCGACTGGCTCTTTCGAGCCGCGGACGACGTGCGACGGTTCGCGGACCACGTCACCGGCGACGTCCTCGGGGCGATGAGCGAGGCCGCCTACATCGCCACCGACGACATCGAGGAAGGCGAAACCGTCTCGCTGTTCGTCGAGGACGGCCTGCTCCACGCGAGTCCGGGCGAGGAAGGGCCCGCAACCGGCGTCGCGACGACCGACGCCGAGGCCGGTACCGACGTCGGCGTCACCAGCTTCGAGGGCGTCATGGACCTCGAACCCGGCTCCGTGACCGTCCTGCAGGTCCCGACGGTCCGCGCCGGCGGGAGCCGGGCGATCGACGAGTCGACCGTCGTCGAACACTGCGCGGACGCCGATCGCGTCGTTGCAGCGGGCGTCGAGGCCGTCGTCGCCTGTCGACAGGCCGGTATCGACCCGGTCGTCACGTTCGCGGCCGGCGAGGTCGCTGCCGACGGTGCCGAACGCGGCCTCCACGTCACCGCCGTCGCGACGACCGACGAGGTCGGGCGGGTCACCGATCGGCTCCGCGACGCCGGCGTCTCCTACGAAGTGCTCGAAGAGTGA
- the artA gene encoding archaeosortase A — translation MWSFVTTPGSAPAVGVGVVDAVPVISAVISSGMTDWLAWVAIGAFVVALALQWQDRPGPARHVAAAAWVVFGVFWLTMVPYYYTDAQSPLQTVLSLAALPLCTYTGYLLFRGRDSLMLLSKAVMFMGVIYLPAETIPVVRTWLIETTAAQTHYGMELLGHSPGLAEGPEGYRSKFAFDPDETVTGRTTYIVLACTGIGSMAIFGGLIAAVKAPLRRKATAFALAVGVIWFLNQVRNVFIGLASPWGWFQQDWLVSFMTTYMGAEPSRVSFLVAHNYIAQMLSVVALVGITFLVVRILPEILEPLEDVLFVLTGTEYDLQEALGEEVRADGGHAAGAEDSSGSGSNAE, via the coding sequence ATGTGGTCGTTCGTAACGACGCCCGGAAGTGCACCGGCCGTCGGTGTCGGGGTCGTAGACGCCGTCCCGGTGATATCGGCCGTGATCAGTTCCGGGATGACCGACTGGCTGGCGTGGGTCGCCATCGGCGCGTTCGTCGTCGCGCTCGCCCTCCAGTGGCAGGATCGGCCCGGCCCGGCCCGCCACGTCGCCGCGGCCGCGTGGGTCGTCTTCGGCGTCTTCTGGCTGACGATGGTGCCGTACTACTACACCGACGCCCAGAGCCCGTTACAGACCGTTCTCTCGCTCGCCGCCCTGCCGCTGTGTACCTACACGGGGTATCTCCTCTTCCGGGGACGGGACTCGCTCATGCTCCTGTCGAAAGCGGTGATGTTCATGGGGGTGATCTACCTGCCCGCCGAGACCATCCCCGTCGTCCGGACGTGGCTGATCGAGACGACCGCAGCCCAGACCCACTACGGGATGGAACTCCTGGGGCACAGCCCCGGACTCGCGGAGGGGCCGGAGGGGTACCGGAGCAAGTTCGCGTTCGATCCGGACGAGACCGTGACCGGCCGGACGACCTACATCGTCCTCGCCTGTACCGGCATCGGGAGCATGGCCATCTTCGGCGGCCTGATCGCCGCCGTGAAGGCACCGCTCCGCCGAAAAGCCACCGCGTTCGCGCTCGCGGTCGGGGTCATCTGGTTCCTCAACCAGGTCCGGAACGTCTTCATCGGCCTCGCGTCGCCGTGGGGCTGGTTCCAGCAGGACTGGCTGGTCTCGTTCATGACGACGTACATGGGTGCCGAGCCGAGTCGCGTCTCCTTTCTCGTCGCGCACAACTACATCGCCCAGATGCTGTCGGTCGTCGCGCTCGTCGGGATCACCTTCCTCGTGGTCCGGATCCTCCCCGAGATACTCGAGCCGCTAGAGGACGTCCTGTTCGTCCTCACCGGCACCGAGTACGACCTCCAGGAGGCGCTCGGCGAGGAGGTTCGCGCCGACGGCGGCCACGCCGCCGGGGCCGAAGATAGTTCGGGTTCGGGATCGAACGCCGAGTGA